The following nucleotide sequence is from Vitis vinifera cultivar Pinot Noir 40024 chromosome 14, ASM3070453v1.
ACTTATATCGCATAGGAATGCTTTACAAGGTTAGAAATCCTCTTAAGTGCTTGATGCCTTAGCCAAATGAGATTATCCTTTATTAATAAGCACTTATGAAACTCTCTAGAACCTCAAAATTTTATGGccaaatgagaaaattttatgattttttagttgaaaatatcttttaggggagaaattttcatttaaaaatatttgattcaaTGTAAATTTCATCCATACTCTCTTATTTGTCATTTTTAGGGTAAAacccaaatttctttttgtgtgaATTCAAGAAGAGGTGAAAATCAAGTTTAGTGTGAActtcaaatatgttttgaaagaagaagatgaataaCTAAAGTTTGGAGATAGTAGACAAATCGTTTATGAGAGGATTGAAGGTCTTAGGCTAGTAAATCTTTTtacttggttattttatttatagttgATGTTTTTTATCACTTGCGGTGTCATGGTCTTTATCCCTATCCCTTCGTTTCATTTTGTTTATCTTAGCTTGTAAAATTTTCATCGATTTATCTTTAGAATAATGAGAAATAATTTCttggttttaattttgatgGATATTTGAAAATGTGTTTTGAATAGTTAAGATTCTTTGTAAATCTTGAGCGACAAGTGTTGGCTCATTTGCACATGAATTACATTAACTAGCTTCTTAGGAGAGCGTTAGTACATCCATTCTTGCATGTGTATTTGGTTGCTTGTTAATAACAATGAAAAAGTAAACATCGAAATATCACGGAGTATTTAGCATTTGTGAGGTACCATCTCAGTATTTTTAAGAACACTTCTTCACCCCTCTAGATGTTACCTATAATGGAGATTCATCCATAATGTCAATTGTCCATCCAAATTCCAATGCAATGATTATATAACTAGTGCTTAAGTATCGTTTTTCACTAATCAGATCCGTTAGGCCCTCGTATTGAATCACAAGTCTTTGTTCCCAATCCAAATGCACCATCCTTGCAGCACCTTCAACTTAAACCAACCATCCAAACTATGCTCAATTTGGACATTGACAAAAATCatctcaagaaaataaaaaaataaaaaaaatcctaagcTCCATATGTATTATAGAAGAATATCAATAACCAAAACAAATTGACATCTCATATGGTGCACCAACAAAATTCAATTGTGGTTTATAAATTGCATTTAGTATTCAGGCATGTAATAAAGAAGATGTGTTGGTTGCATCCACTACCATCTCATTGCAGGAGAAACCATTAATAGCAACCATCTCCAACTCAATTTGTTTGCTTCAATATTCTTATTCATATTTTCTGAACGCCTGACAAAGCTTTTGGGGGGAACACTTCATTTTGCAGACATGTTCCTCCATCCAGTTATATATAGTTAAAACAATTCATACAACCAGATTCCTTTGAAATCCACACCATCATTTCATCAGTCATCAGTGCCAAAGTACCGGTCACCAAACTCCCCCATGCCTGGTATCACCCTGAACTCTTCATTCAATGCAACATCAATCTCTGAAGTCACAATTTTCAGGGATGGGAACCGTTTGCAAACACAATGGATTCCCTCAGGCGCCTAGGTTTAACATCAGTAAACAGTGGGATCAACATATGTAGAAATTGGAATTGTACGAAGATTAAGTAAATATCAGCAGCTGGGGTCGGAGAGGGACTCACAGAGATGAGGTTTAGGAATATTATATGAGATTCTGGAACTCCTTTCTGAATGAGTAGTTCAATTGCTTGGCCAGCAGAATTCCCTTCAAAGAAGACATCAGTCAAGATCGTTTAGGCTCAAATTGTCAAGATGAATGACTCATTTTTCTGCCTTTCTTTCAATCATTAGCTTCTAaacccttttatttttataagaatttttcctatttttgaagggatctcttctttctttcttcttcatatttctcttaaatttgtttctcatcagaagttctaaaaaataatgcaACTCTTTCTACTGAAGTTCTTACATCATTCAATCCTTTCATGTAACTATGAAAGATGGATATGAACCTCAAAAGAGAGCAAGTGACAATAGAGCTTCAGAGAAACACAGGGATTACAAAACAGCTACCTGTAGCAAGAACTGGGTCCAGAAGCAGGACATGCCGTTCTGAAATGTCCTTGGGAAGTTTCTCATATATGAGCTGCTTAGAGTCAGCaaattagataataaaaattacttatacaCAAATCTtacaagaagaagagaaagcaAAACACTGGAATCCAGCAGAAAATTTTCTTGACACAAAACTGTACAACCATACCTGTTTCCCATTATCTCCATCACGGTGAATCagaatttttccaatttttattcCTTTGCAACATGCACGTAATGCATTCTCCATACTTTCACCACTACAAATGGTAGAAAGAACTTCGTCAAAACATTTGTGGAGGCATAGAAAGTCAGTAAACTACTACAAAGCACACTTCTACCATCAAGAATGTTCCCAGCATCCAAAACAATAAATGCTGGACATGACCAACTGAAGCTCACTGGAACTCATATTTCTTGTGACAAGGTTTCACCACATTCACATGAGGAACTTAAAGAAGGAAATGATAAAAGGATGCTTATACAAGCTAAAAGTTTGAAGTATTAGAAAGTAGCAGAGGATAAAATAAGTGTAGGCAGAAAGGGACTTCTTTGCCAGCATATCCAATATACTGTAAAAATTAAAGTGAGTTCAGAATATTCAACCAAAAAGTTAGGgcaaaaacagaaaaaagagaGAACCATTCCATTGAAAGGCCTAAAAAGGAGCATGCTAATATGCAAAGTATAAAATGGAAGGAGAACCAGAACCTCAAAACTATACTCGGACAATTTTTGCCTTTGGATAGGATAAATTGCAAGATATTGTAATGGATATCAATCCTCTGGACCTAGACAATGGGAAAAATGAAATCGGAAATAGTGGGAAAAACCAATGCAGATATTGGTTCAACTTCATTAGGACTTCAATTGAAAACTTcataggggggggggggggggggggggggggacctCTACCTGAAGCATTCACAGATTTTTatgaaacaagaaaaacaaaacatccATCAGAAGCAATTTCTTAGTCTTTAGGAAccacaaaaggaaaataaaaataaaatcaagggCAAAAAGCATCTGGATTGTGCCAACTAGCCTAATGCTCATGATTTATCCTAGTAATATGaacataaatatcaaataacagTTCAGTAGAAAGAAATTAGGATTCTAAAGAGAGGAAGTTGTCTTTGATAATATTTGTCTCTTTGTTTGATTCTTTATAATGATGATTCAAGCATACCTCTCACCAGACAATCACAATTGCCAATAACGATATCTGATTCAAGGCTCACCTTCGGACAATAGAAACTCCACATAGTTTCTTGCAAAAGTCAACCCCAGTATATAATGATCCTGAACTAGAATAAAAGCACAATTTCAGAGATATGAAGAACAGTTCTTTCATAGccaatttaaaatataacatgAAAATTTCTCAAAACTAAACATTCGAACTACTTGAACCAGCATGTGAATGTGCACACTTTTTAGACCATAAAAAATGGCTACAAACAGAAATATAAGAAGCTAATATCTAAATAAAACAGAAACAGAGAAGAAACCCAAATGTTTTGTTTGCCTAATTTCAGTAACTAATATTCCAAAACTATCTGACAAGAAAAGACAAGGAGGCTGAACAAGAGTAACAGCAAGACATTAAAAAACTACTTCATACCATGGAATGAACATGGACATTGTTTTACGTGACAAAAAGTGTCCTTATAAGTGAAATGTCATATGGAATGCTTATCACTTATACTGAACTAAACCTTATTCCAGTCACTTGTGGCTGGTGCATAGCTCCTTTCTAAGCATATATGAAGGCATATTGTCTATTTAGTCATAGGCTATCAAAAAATTACACCcagacaagaagaaaaaaagtgcATAATCCTTCTCATTTTTATCCCTAACAAACCTGTTGGAGTGACTACTTGCTTCTCAGTAAATGGCAAATGGCCAAGGCCATGCTCCACAAcctgaaaataaaattcaagaagCAGCCATCTTTGATACTTTTTAAGACATCTAGTCAAGTGAAGAATTTTGATAAGCTATACAGCAGAGAGTACCAGTCGAATAAGACGATctgaatagaaaacaaaatcatgCTTTGATATTTCATGGTCCCGAATCAGTGTGTGCATACCTCTTATCTGTAACATAGATCTCCAATATGAGTATTAATAAAGGACCGCCAACAGATGGAAGATATAAAACAGTAATTACATGGCACTCAAAATTGTAGGAAGTAGAGGAGAGAACAAaggtttttttcccttttttttttttttttttttttttgatagacaacaaGAACATGCATTAAAAGCGCCAAAAAGGAGGGGGGGCGTTCTATGTATACAGGCTGCATACACAGAAAAAAGCCAAAACACACCTCATACAAAGATGGTCCACACTAACAAAGCAAAGCAAAGCTAACCACAAAAAAGAGTATCAAGGAAATTCAACATAGAGGGGAAATCCAACTCCAAAGAGTCCCTAGACCACTCAAAAAGCGTCCGACTGAAGAGATCCTTTAAACTTTGGTCGGAGAGCTCTTCATCTTTGAaaggtttttttcctttcacatCACAATCTGAATATCTTAACAGCACATTGACTCCCGAATCATAGGTTAGGTTCTTGCTCTTTCTGCTTGTGTATTTTATTGATTGAGGATTTATGCTCTGCCATAACCCAGAGACAGAAACCGGAATTTTATTGTTATTCCAATTATTCAATGTACTTTTGAATTTCTTATAATTGTCCAGCTCCAGCACCAGCCAGATTTGATGCAATCTTTTGCACGTATCCAAGGTCTTGCTCCTTTGTTCTGTTCACTATCATTCAATGTTCAGGCTAGATCACTGATCATTGATCAGCATACTTAGGAATTATGGCACATCAATGAGATGACGACTGATTTATAAGACAAAGGAAACATTTTATGCTGTGTGTAGATAAgcaaaaacaaccaaatatgttTCACCACAAAGCTGAATGTAATCTTAAAAAGCTTATAAAATCTAATTAGTAACAGATGATAGGCATACCTGGAATGTAGATTGAATAACATTTACATTGGGATAAATTTTGCAGAGATTATGCTGACCAAGTTTTGTGTGGATATGTTGCACGATCAAATCAATGGCAACATGATTATCCCCTCCCCGGGGTATGATCACATCAGCATACTTCTTTGATGGCATAACAAAATCATCAAAAGCAGGCTTGACAAACTTTGCATACTGCATAATCAACATAATACTTGCTATATTAGAgtgagaaatagaaaaataagagaatttgaaGGGTCCATATGTGACAAAATCTATGGTTAGTTCTGTCCTTTCATTTGACAATAAACATGCCAAAGTGGCTTTTTGTAAGTGTCACAATTTTAAAGGTCCTGCAGAACTAACATAAAGTTAGCAGCTCCATAAACAAAATTGTTGTCCACGGGTTagaaataataagaagaagaagaactccTTGTTATATATTCCCAATAGCACACCACAGCACAAAAATAAAGGCAGCATCTGCAGAATGCAATATCTAAGTTATGCAACTCCTTCACTACAAATCATGTTGGCCAAAAATTGGCTCCAGGTAGCATAGAGACAAATACAACACATTGACAAAGATGAATTACATGTGCACCTTCACCTACCATCTCATTCTTCCTAGTGTTATATGAAATTTGTCTCTTACTAGGTAGATGAAAATTCTTTTGCATATCCCCTCCTTCACATAGAAACTTGAATTTGTCCGCATGATGATGTGAAGGACACTGTTTCCTTATTCTTGATCTTCTTACATAAGaacaagatattttaaaattatttagttatACATACTTGTCACACAATGGCTTTCTGTTGAACCTCCTTCTTAAAAACCAGACATATAACTGAAACCAAGTTGAACAAGACATTCAGGAAACCACATAACATTAGCACAAGAATTTCAACTTATAATCATAAAGAGCAAGAAATCAAGTGCTTGCTGAAAATGACATTATTCAACATAAAAGatcatgatattaaaaacatcaTGGTTTCTAAAATACTAGTCACATACTATGAGGTTCTTACGTCAGCATCATCAGCTCAAGTTAGGTGGCCAATTATACCACTTTTTACAACTTTAAAAAGTGATACAAATCCCTCCATTTATGACCTAAAAATGTTAAATGTACATGGCATAACCTGTAACCTTGGTCATCTATAATTCAGAAATTTCAGGTAGATTTTAAGTATTTactgaacattttttttttttaaagcaaggAATGAATTGATTGAGTATAGGGACTTGCCTGCTCAAGAACAGAATTTACATCCCTACCCCGCTCAACTGTGTCACGCCTTATTCTACGGGCAAGCCTCACATCAGCATCTAGAAGCCAGTAGTTCCAACAAGAGAGTGAGACCAAAAATAAGAGGCAAACAATGGCagataaataggaaaaaaatgtttagcCCATTAAAGATGTTGCAAGTATCTGAccaattttacaaaaataaaaaatcaatataaaacaGATATCAATAGTAGTATATTTAAAAGGTGAAAGCAAATAAACGTTAACACCTCAGCCTATGTAATGCTTAAGGCCCAAGCTCACTCATTTtctagtaaaattaaattaaaataaaaatttacaaaaaggaTCAAGACCCAATACAACACTGTAAGCCTTAGTGTTTGTCAAGGTCAAAGTATATAGAAGCAAGGCATTTGTCAAAGCATAAAATGTAATTCTGGTTTCCcattcttatatttaaatttcttttagcACAATTTTTAGACATCTTATAATCAAAATAACATAATAAGACAAATATTAACATTCTGAGATAATTTAAATTACACAACACCATAGATAAAGATACCAAAACATGCAAAACATGGCACGACTTTAGAAGAAAAAGCCAAATGCAAAGGCAAATGGTTAACTACTTGAGGAGATATATGCTTATGAGCGAAAGCCAAGAAAAGGTGCGGACAATGCAGCTTTGACCAAACCTTGTCTCAGGAGCATGCATCACgatcttctttttctctcttttctcttttgcttttctttttcttttaagtctCAAGGTTTTCTTCAACCACCTTGCCTTGAGGCAGAGTACAAAAACCCTCTTAAAAAGCTCAGTACTGAAGCCAACAAACTTTGACTTCCCAACTATCCAGGCCAattaaacaaatcatttttctcCTTGATTAAGTATTGATCTGGTAACACCATCTGGATCAACATGGTTGCCATTATGCTCAGAAAAATACAATAATCTGTTCTCATTTTATACAGGCAGAAAATTTCCCTTAGTTTATGCATCAGGTGGAGCAGACAAACTAAACATTTGGTTAAAGGGGTCTCTAATGGATGCATAATCAGACTAGCAACTAGGTACCACTccttgattaagaaaaatgtccaagaataataatttccatgaaaaaaaccaaaaaagggtaCCAAGAAATGATAATAGCCATTGAACTAACAATCAGATGCAAGGAGTAATACCTGTGTCAACAAAAATCTTCATGTTCATCAAGTTGCGTACACGTTGATCATGGAAAACAAGAATTCCCTCCAGGATAATTACATCAGATACGTTTACCTGACAAcaacatttaa
It contains:
- the LOC100257790 gene encoding uridine/cytidine kinase UKL1, chloroplastic gives rise to the protein MPEETTAIDYVMEAASGPHFSGLRLEGLLSSPPSATSSPSAAASATSSFSATLPDSAAKQPFVIGVSGGTASGKTTVCDMIIQQLHDHRVVLVNQDSFYRGLTAEESERVHEYNFDHPDAFDTEQLLECIGKLKSGQSVHVPIYDFKNHRRCSGSFRQVNVSDVIILEGILVFHDQRVRNLMNMKIFVDTDADVRLARRIRRDTVERGRDVNSVLEQYAKFVKPAFDDFVMPSKKYADVIIPRGGDNHVAIDLIVQHIHTKLGQHNLCKIYPNVNVIQSTFQIRGMHTLIRDHEISKHDFVFYSDRLIRLVVEHGLGHLPFTEKQVVTPTGSLYTGVDFCKKLCGVSIVRSGESMENALRACCKGIKIGKILIHRDGDNGKQLIYEKLPKDISERHVLLLDPVLATGNSAGQAIELLIQKGVPESHIIFLNLISAPEGIHCVCKRFPSLKIVTSEIDVALNEEFRVIPGMGEFGDRYFGTDD